CTCTTCGGGCAACTTTTCCCACATGAGTACTCTGTGGTTCCATGCATCCGCCAAGAAGAGTTTTCCATCATCCGACAGGAAAACACCCGTTGGCATAAAGAGACCCCTTTCTGTATCACCACCGGCATTGGGGCTATCTGAATAGAAATCCCTCTGCCCAAGCACCACAAGAGCAGGCTCTCCGTGGAGTGGGATAGCTTTCCATACGAGGACTCTGTGATTGCCTGTATCCGCAACTATGAACACATCGCCCTTCAAAAATACTCCTCTTGGTCCGTAGAGGGTGTAAGGTGAAGCTTTGGCATCCGGCACCTGCAGACTAAAGTTGGACGGCGCACCTACTATACCTAAAACCTCAATTTTCATCTGACCTTAAGCAACACCCACCCGTTCTGTATCTTAGTAGGCACAGACACCAACTGTACATAGGGGACGGTTAGGCATTCACCCGATGTTATGCTGTATTCAAAGCGGTGCCACGGGCACACCAGCACACCTTTTTCTGTAAGCTCTCCCTCGTGAAGGGGATGACCCTGATGCGCACAAGAGTTTCTGTAAGCATAGACTCTTCCCTTCCACAGCATCAGTATTACATCGACACCTTCGTGCAAAAACCTGTACACATGCCCCTCCTTCAGCTCACTAATATCAAAAGCCTTGATGTAGCCTTCTTCTTTGCCAGAAAGCTCAAGAAAAGCCTCCACAGGTGTATCCTTTGCAAGCTCTACCTTTTCAATGTGAGGGATATAGGCCTGTACAGCCTCAAGTATGGTCTGCTGAAGCGTAAAAGAAACCTGAGAACAGCCGGTGCATGTACCCCTTAACCTCACATAAAGCGTTTTCTCCTTAAGGTCAACGAACTCCACATCCCCGCCGTGGGACCTTATGTAGGGTCTTATAAGCTCAAGAGCTTTGATAGCTTTAGTCCTGTCATCCTCCCTGATTATTCCGTGCTTTAGGAAAAGGCTGTAAAT
The DNA window shown above is from Hydrogenobacter thermophilus TK-6 and carries:
- a CDS encoding NifU family protein; the protein is MTEELSFEKLAERIDELLAKVKNFEDEKRETVGELIKSIEEFTRMALVKLVKLMKEDSAGKDILLKAVREPEIYSLFLKHGIIREDDRTKAIKALELIRPYIRSHGGDVEFVDLKEKTLYVRLRGTCTGCSQVSFTLQQTILEAVQAYIPHIEKVELAKDTPVEAFLELSGKEEGYIKAFDISELKEGHVYRFLHEGVDVILMLWKGRVYAYRNSCAHQGHPLHEGELTEKGVLVCPWHRFEYSITSGECLTVPYVQLVSVPTKIQNGWVLLKVR